The following proteins are co-located in the Lagenorhynchus albirostris chromosome 2, mLagAlb1.1, whole genome shotgun sequence genome:
- the ZNF281 gene encoding zinc finger protein 281 produces the protein MKVGSAFLSGGGGGAGSGGRAEMEPSFPPGMVMFNHRLPPVASFARPAGAAAPPPQCVLAAAPAAAPAAEPPPAPAPDVTFKKEPAAPGAAFPAQRTSWGFLQSLVSIKQEKPADPEEPPGAPHPHYGGLFAGADERAPGLGAGDAGGPGVIQDLSVLHPPPPPAPHPRDVLLGRTDDPRGPEEPKPDASVKKAKRPKPESQGIKAKRKPGASSKPSLAGDGEGAVLSPSQKPHICDHCSAAFRSSYHLRRHVLIHTGERPFQCSQCSMGFIQKYLLQRHEKIHSREKPFGCDQCSMKFIQKYHMERHKRTHSGEKPYKCDTCQQYFSRTDRLLKHRRTCGEALAKGAPSAEPGSSSNHSTVGNLAVLSQGSTSSSRRKAKSRSIAVENKEPKTGKANESHMSNSINMQSYSVEMPAVSSSGGIIGTGIEELQKRVPKLIFKKGSRKSMDKNYLNFVSPLPDIVGQKSLSGKPSGSLGIVSNSSVETISLLQSTSGKQGQISSNYDDAMQFSKKRRYLPTASSNSAFSVNVGHMVSQQSVIQSAGVGVLDSEAPLSLIDSSALNAEIKSCHDKSGIPDEVLQSILDQYSNKSESQKEDPFNITEPRVDLHASGEHSELVQEENLSPGTQTASNDKASMLQEYSKYLQQAFEKSTNAGFTLGHGFQFVSLSSPLHNHTLFPEKQIYTTSPLECGFGQSVTSVLPSSLPKPPFGMLFGSQPGLYLSALDATHQQLTPSQELDDLIDSQKNLETSSAFQSSSQKLTSQKEQQKNLESSTSFQIPSQELAGQMDPQKDVEPRTTYQIENFAQAFGSQFKSGSRVPMTFITNSNGEVDHRARTSVSDFSGYTNMMSDVSEPCSTRGKTPTSQSYR, from the coding sequence GGGCGGGCGGAGATGGAGCCCAGCTTCCCGCCGGGCATGGTGATGTTCAACCACCGGCTGCCCCCGGTCGCCAGCTTCGCGCGGCCGGCGGGCGCGGCCGCCCCTCCCCCGCAGTGCGTGCTGGCCGCCGCCCCGGCCGCGGCCCCGGCCGCCGAGCCCCCCCCGGCGCCCGCCCCGGACGTGACTTTCAAGAAGGAGCCGGCGGCGCCCGGCGCGGCCTTCCCGGCGCAGAGgacctcctggggcttcctgcaGTCGCTGGTCAGCATCAAGCAGGAGAAGCCGGCAGATCCCGAGGAGCCGCCGGGCGCCCCCCATCCTCACTACGGGGGGCTGTTCGCGGGGGCAGACGAGcgggcgccggggctgggcgctgGGGACGCGGGAGGCCCGGGCGTCATCCAGGACCTGAGCGTCCTgcacccgccgccgccgcccgccccccacccccgcgacGTGCTGCTCGGCCGGACTGACGACCCCCGCGGCCCCGAGGAGCCCAAGCCGGACGCGAGCGTCAAGAAGGCCAAGAGGCCAAAGCCAGAATCTCAGGGAATCAAAGCCAAGAGGAAGCCGGGCGCATCTTCCAAGCCGTCGCTGGCGGGAGACGGAGAAGGCGCCGTCCTGTCCCCAAGCCAGAAACCTCACATCTGCGACCACTGCAGCGCCGCTTTCCGCAGCTCCTACCACCTGCGGAGGCACGTCCTCATCCACACCGGAGAGCGGCCCTTCCAGTGCAGCCAGTGCAGCATGGGCTTCATCCAGAAGTACCTGCTGCAGAGGCACGAGAAGATCCACAGCCGGGAGAAGCCCTTCGGGTGCGATCAGTGCAGCATGAAGTTCATCCAGAAGTACCATATGGAGAGACACAAGCGGACGCACAGTGGAGAAAAGCCATACAAATGTGACACTTGCCAGCAGTATTTCTCAAGGACTGATAGACTGTTGAAGCACAGGCGCACGTGCGGCGAAGCCCTGGCGAAGGGGGCGCCCAGTGCAGAGCCTGGGTCATCCAGCAACCATAGCACCGTGGGTAACCTGGCTGTGTTGTCTCAGGGAAGTACAAGTTCTTCAAGGAGAAAAGCGAAGTCGAGAAGCATAGCTGTTGAAAACAAGGAGCCCAAGACTGGGAAAGCAAATGAATCCCATATGTCAAACAGCATAAACATGCAGAGTTACTCAGTAGAAATGCCTGCTGTGTCTTCCAGTGGGGGCATCATCGGCACTGGCATAGAGGAACTCCAGAAGAGGGTGCCAAAATTGATCTTTAAGAAAGGAAGCCGGAAGAGCATGGATAAAAACTACCTGAACTTTGTGTCACCGTTACCAGACATAGTTGGACAGAAGTCCTTGTCTGGGAAACCGAGTGGCTCCCTTGGCATCGTGTCAAACAGTAGCGTGGAGACCATTAGTCTTCTCCAAAGTACAAGTGGCAAACAAGGTCAAATAAGCAGTAATTATGACGATGCCATGCAGTTCTCAAAGAAAAGAAGATACCTACCCACCGCCAGCAGCAACAGTGCCTTTTCCGTGAACGTGGGACACATGGTCTCCCAGCAGTCCGTCATTCAGTCGGCGGGCGTCGGTGTTTTGGACAGTGAGGCCCCGTTGTCCCTTATTGACTCCTCGGCCCTGAACGCGGAAATTAAGTCTTGTCACGACAAGTCGGGAATTCCTGACGAGGTTTTACAAAGTATTTTGGATCAGTACTCCAACAAGTCAGAGAGCCAGAAGGAGGATCCTTTCAACATAACAGAACCACGAGTGGATCTGCACGCCTCAGGAGAACACTCAGAACTGGTTCAAGAAGAAAATTTGAGCCCGGGCACCCAGACTGCTTCAAATGACAAGGCGAGCATGTTGCAAGAATACTCCAAATACCTCCAACAGGCTTTCGAGAAATCCACGAATGCAGGTTTTACTCTGGGACACGGTTTCCAATTTGTCAGTCTGTCTTCACCTCTCCACAACCACACTTTATTTCCAGaaaaacagatatacactacATCTCCTTTGGAGTGTGGTTTCGGCCAGTCTGTTACCTCAGTGTTGCCATCTTCGTTGCCAAAGCCTCCTTTTGGGATGTTGTTTGGGTCTCAGCCGGGTCTTTATTTGTCTGCTTTGGATGCCACACATCAGCAGTTGACACCTTCCCAGGAGCTGGATGACCTGATAGATTCTCAGAAGAATCTAGAGACTTCATCAGCCTTCCAGTCCTCATCTCAGAAACTGACTAGCCAGAAGGAACAACAGAAAAACTTAGAGTCCTCAACGAGCTTTCAGATCCCATCTCAGGAGTTAGCCGGCCAGATGGATCCTCAGAAGGACGTAGAGCCCAGAACAACGTACCAGATTGAGAACTTTGCACAGGCGTTCGGTTCTCAGTTCAAGTCGGGCAGCAGGGTGCCAATGACCTTTATCACGAACTCTAATGGAGAAGTGGACCATAGAGCAAGGACTTCAGTGTcagatttctcagggtatacaaaCATGATGTCTGATGTTAGTGAGCCATGTAGTACCAGAGGAAAGACCCCCACCAGCCAGAGTTACAGGTAA